One region of Duncaniella freteri genomic DNA includes:
- a CDS encoding GxxExxY protein, whose product MDVDRLIGLIVDCAITVKKTLGEGFLEAVYQNALIYELEDNGLKCEKEKPVTIFYKGRPAGNYRADIIVEGKVILEIKVANEICKAHGFQLVNYLRGTGIPDGLIINFGSFPMGFKRKFLNSKQSNGTK is encoded by the coding sequence ATGGATGTCGACAGACTGATCGGGCTGATTGTCGATTGTGCAATCACTGTAAAGAAAACTCTCGGAGAGGGTTTTCTTGAAGCTGTGTATCAGAATGCCCTCATTTATGAATTAGAAGATAACGGCTTAAAATGCGAAAAAGAAAAGCCGGTCACAATATTTTATAAGGGACGCCCAGCAGGTAATTACCGTGCAGACATAATAGTCGAAGGGAAAGTCATACTCGAAATAAAAGTCGCGAACGAAATATGTAAAGCTCACGGGTTCCAATTGGTGAACTACCTGAGAGGGACTGGGATACCCGACGGTCTTATCATAAACTTCGGTTCTTTTCCCATGGGATTCAAACGCAAATTTCTGAATAGCAAACAATCGAACGGCACGAAATAA
- the recJ gene encoding single-stranded-DNA-specific exonuclease RecJ, translated as MTSKWNYCPLTSTEQEAESRLAQRYSGTPPISELLAERGISTVQEAERFFHPSLKDLHDPFMMSGMDRAVNRLNRAMGGKEKIMVYGDYDVDGTTAVALVYKYLRNYYSNIEYYIPTRTEDGYGISRATIDMAAENGVTLFIILDCGIKATDEVAYARTLGIDFIICDHHVADEVLPPAAAILNPKLEDSTYPCPHLSGCGVGYKLMQAFAISNSLPMGDLEGMLDLVAVSIAADIVPMVGENRILTYFGLKRLNSNPNMGLRAIIRTCGLSGKEITISDVIFKIGPRINASGRMQSGKEAVDLLVSRDSADAFARAKEIDGYNQDRKELDKQITEEANTILEERDVSHSRKKSIVIYNKNWHKGIIGIVASRLTELYYKPTVVLTHANGLATGSSRSVQGFDVYSAVESTRDLLENFGGHTYAVGLSLKEENIPEFTRRFEEYVNANIRTDQLTPLLDIDAYLTFSEITPEFLTLLRKFNPFGPGNTKPIFCTRRVTDFGTSKLVGKLGEHIKLEVVDDTSGKVFNGIAFNSAEYFDHIHSGKPFDICYTIEENKRKGSQSVQFLVKAISIS; from the coding sequence ATGACAAGTAAATGGAATTACTGTCCCCTCACATCCACCGAGCAAGAAGCAGAGTCCCGACTGGCGCAACGCTATTCGGGCACCCCGCCTATTAGCGAGCTGCTGGCAGAACGGGGCATATCCACTGTGCAGGAGGCGGAACGATTCTTCCACCCCTCGCTCAAGGATCTGCACGACCCGTTCATGATGTCCGGAATGGACCGGGCAGTCAACAGGCTCAACCGTGCCATGGGGGGAAAGGAGAAAATCATGGTCTACGGAGACTACGACGTGGACGGCACCACTGCTGTCGCCCTCGTGTACAAGTATCTCCGCAACTATTACTCCAACATAGAATACTACATACCCACTCGCACCGAGGACGGGTATGGCATATCGCGAGCCACCATCGACATGGCTGCCGAGAATGGGGTGACACTCTTCATCATCCTTGACTGCGGCATCAAAGCCACCGATGAAGTGGCATATGCGCGCACCTTAGGGATCGACTTCATAATCTGCGACCACCACGTCGCCGACGAGGTGCTCCCTCCGGCAGCCGCCATCCTCAACCCTAAGCTTGAGGATTCCACCTACCCCTGCCCCCACCTGTCGGGCTGCGGGGTGGGCTACAAGCTCATGCAGGCGTTTGCCATATCGAATTCACTCCCCATGGGTGACCTCGAAGGGATGCTTGACCTGGTGGCAGTGTCGATAGCCGCGGACATTGTGCCGATGGTGGGAGAGAACCGCATACTCACATATTTCGGGCTCAAACGCCTCAACAGCAACCCTAACATGGGGTTGCGCGCCATAATACGCACATGCGGGCTCTCAGGCAAGGAGATCACCATAAGCGATGTGATATTCAAGATAGGGCCGCGCATCAATGCCTCAGGGCGCATGCAGAGCGGTAAAGAGGCTGTCGACCTGCTCGTTAGCCGCGACTCAGCCGACGCCTTTGCCCGCGCCAAGGAGATCGACGGCTACAACCAGGACCGCAAGGAGCTGGACAAGCAGATCACCGAGGAGGCAAACACCATACTTGAGGAACGCGATGTGAGCCACTCCCGAAAAAAGTCAATAGTCATATACAACAAGAACTGGCACAAGGGCATCATAGGGATAGTGGCATCAAGGCTCACAGAACTGTACTATAAGCCCACTGTGGTGCTGACCCACGCCAACGGACTTGCCACCGGCTCAAGCCGCTCCGTGCAGGGGTTTGACGTATACAGTGCGGTGGAGTCGACACGCGACCTGCTCGAAAACTTCGGCGGCCACACCTATGCTGTGGGGCTTTCGCTAAAGGAGGAGAACATACCCGAGTTCACACGCCGATTCGAGGAGTATGTCAACGCCAACATTCGCACCGACCAGCTCACACCACTGCTCGACATAGACGCATATCTGACATTCAGCGAGATAACGCCTGAGTTTCTTACGCTCCTACGCAAGTTCAATCCTTTCGGACCGGGCAACACAAAACCGATATTCTGCACGCGCCGCGTCACCGACTTCGGCACGAGCAAACTCGTAGGCAAACTCGGCGAACATATCAAGCTCGAAGTGGTCGACGATACGTCGGGCAAGGTGTTCAACGGCATCGCGTTCAACTCGGCGGAGTATTTCGACCATATCCACTCAGGCAAACCGTTTGACATCTGCTACACCATCGAGGAAAATAAGAGAAAAGGCTCGCAGTCGGTTCAATTCCTCGTGAAAGCCATATCGATAAGTTAG
- a CDS encoding mechanosensitive ion channel family protein — protein MTDTLPIDSIAASVPAQELAQLKDLSLDQVISSLATDLSRFAISLAAAILVFYVGRFIITRLYTITEHILSKRQVDASLVTFVLSFVRIVLYFILIVSVIGILGIETSSFLALFASAGVAVGMALSGTLQNFAGGVLILALKPYRVGDYIEAQGFAGTVKKIEIFNTVITTPDNKTIIIPNGGLSTGAINNSTTQNYRRIEWKIGISYGDNVERAREVILSMLTSDSRVVTNPAANEGFPAPVVYLASLDDSAVTLTIRAWVRSGDFWDVFFHFNEQFYNQLPTRAGVSFPFPQMDVHVHPDTTWKG, from the coding sequence ATGACAGATACACTACCCATCGATAGCATCGCTGCCTCTGTGCCCGCACAGGAGCTTGCACAACTCAAGGACCTGTCGCTCGACCAGGTGATAAGTTCCTTAGCCACCGACCTGTCACGCTTCGCCATATCCCTGGCGGCGGCAATACTGGTGTTCTATGTCGGACGCTTCATAATCACCCGTCTATACACCATCACCGAACACATCCTGTCCAAGCGTCAGGTGGATGCCTCGCTCGTGACATTCGTGCTGAGCTTCGTGAGGATCGTGCTCTATTTCATACTGATAGTAAGCGTGATAGGAATCCTTGGCATAGAGACCAGTTCGTTCCTCGCGCTATTCGCCTCAGCCGGAGTCGCGGTAGGCATGGCGCTCAGCGGCACACTACAGAACTTTGCAGGCGGCGTCCTTATCCTCGCCCTCAAGCCCTATCGCGTAGGTGACTACATCGAGGCTCAAGGATTTGCAGGAACAGTAAAGAAGATAGAGATCTTCAACACCGTAATCACCACCCCCGACAACAAGACCATCATCATCCCCAACGGCGGACTGTCGACCGGAGCCATCAACAACTCCACCACCCAGAACTACCGGCGCATCGAGTGGAAGATCGGCATCTCGTATGGCGACAATGTGGAGCGGGCGCGAGAGGTGATACTCTCGATGCTCACCTCCGACAGCCGGGTGGTCACCAATCCGGCAGCCAACGAAGGGTTCCCCGCACCGGTGGTGTATCTTGCCTCGCTCGACGATTCAGCCGTCACCCTCACCATACGCGCATGGGTAAGAAGCGGTGACTTCTGGGACGTGTTCTTCCACTTCAACGAGCAGTTCTACAACCAGCTCCCAACACGTGCAGGGGTCTCATTCCCCTTCCCACAGATGGATGTTCACGTCCATCCCGACACCACCTGGAAGGGGTGA
- a CDS encoding clostripain-related cysteine peptidase — MHKFLYYILPLLLMLAGATSCSSDDGPDAPPEPSVSVSRTVLVYMIANNNLGSSYHSDERDIQEMLKGVEGGKLNNGRLLVYHNRPNNNSAYPPQLLDITEHGPKELKAYTDAGGICSVSPERFREVIADMKRLAPADDYALVLWGHGNGWIISPGDIKSRSFGPDDSTWISVPAMAQALEGERFQFIYFDCCLMGNIEPIYEIRHLTDYIVASPTQLGIDGMPYDMNVPMFFKELPDLVQAAKNTFDSYHGSMNQMCVIDTRHLDDLAAASREIFSTLSRYPSANEINTLQKLGKYTYSMLRYDATIAHDMDQYMELLCTTAGTPDLLTKWRETLDKTVVYKATTKTSIDFPAFSITRYCGLGSYVICNADDITFREYDTLAWWTDVVSAAPAYSVK, encoded by the coding sequence ATGCATAAATTTCTCTATTACATACTGCCATTGCTCCTGATGTTGGCAGGAGCCACTTCTTGCAGCAGCGACGACGGTCCTGACGCGCCTCCGGAACCGTCCGTGAGCGTGAGCCGCACCGTGCTTGTGTACATGATAGCCAACAACAATCTCGGGTCGAGCTACCACAGCGACGAGCGCGACATCCAAGAGATGCTTAAAGGGGTCGAAGGCGGAAAGCTGAACAATGGACGGCTCCTTGTGTACCATAACCGCCCGAACAATAATTCAGCCTATCCTCCGCAGCTTCTCGACATAACCGAGCATGGGCCCAAAGAGCTCAAGGCCTACACCGATGCCGGCGGCATATGCTCGGTGTCGCCCGAGAGGTTCCGCGAAGTCATCGCCGACATGAAGAGACTGGCTCCCGCCGATGACTACGCACTCGTGCTGTGGGGTCACGGCAACGGATGGATCATATCGCCGGGCGACATAAAATCACGGTCGTTCGGTCCGGACGACTCAACATGGATATCCGTACCGGCGATGGCTCAGGCACTTGAGGGTGAGCGGTTCCAGTTCATCTACTTCGACTGCTGCCTGATGGGCAATATCGAACCCATCTACGAGATACGCCACCTCACAGACTACATAGTAGCCTCCCCCACCCAGCTCGGCATAGACGGAATGCCTTACGACATGAATGTCCCGATGTTCTTCAAGGAGCTGCCCGATCTGGTGCAGGCCGCCAAAAACACCTTCGATTCCTACCACGGATCAATGAACCAGATGTGTGTCATCGACACCCGCCATCTCGACGACCTTGCCGCAGCCTCCCGCGAGATATTCAGCACACTCAGCCGATATCCCTCAGCCAACGAAATAAACACACTACAGAAGTTAGGGAAATACACCTATTCTATGTTGCGCTACGACGCCACGATAGCCCACGACATGGACCAGTACATGGAGCTGCTGTGCACCACGGCAGGCACCCCCGACCTGCTCACGAAGTGGAGGGAAACACTCGACAAGACAGTGGTCTACAAGGCAACGACAAAGACCTCCATAGACTTCCCAGCCTTCTCCATCACCCGCTACTGCGGGCTGGGCTCGTATGTGATATGCAATGCCGACGACATAACATTCCGCGAATACGACACACTTGCCTGGTGGACCGACGTGGTGTCGGCCGCTCCGGCTTACTCCGTAAAGTGA
- a CDS encoding protoporphyrinogen/coproporphyrinogen oxidase: protein MNRIAIIGAGVSGLTMGRLLATHASVTVFESDSRPGGLIKCARVDGNLFHTCGGHVFNTRREDVLDFFWGIFDRDRDFVKADRNSVVKMPDGAEIPYPIENHAYMLDDDTLRAVIADVAGMRAAGSEPANFEEFLRKQFGDTLYRLYFGPYNRKVWRRDLSDVPLSWLEGKLPMPAPEEILYNNIRRVKEKAFVHSSFYYERQGGSQFIADTLAEGLDLRCSSPVSRLDRQADGGWLVDGERFDAVVFCGNVKDLPGMLSGVDIEGFTQYIDRLESHGTTAVFCDIDPNPYSWIYLPDSSYDAHRVICTGNFSRTNNAPGRMTATIEFTDSISRDEIVRQLPYIPFSPRYITHCYNPYTYPIQHADTRSMISALSDRLAASGLYLTGRFALWEYFNMDVAMASALSLAPTVVRGL from the coding sequence ATGAATAGAATAGCGATAATAGGAGCCGGAGTCAGCGGACTCACCATGGGTAGGCTGCTTGCCACTCATGCCTCTGTGACGGTGTTTGAGTCCGATTCACGCCCGGGCGGGCTCATAAAGTGCGCACGTGTGGATGGAAACCTGTTTCACACCTGTGGCGGGCATGTGTTCAATACGCGCCGTGAAGATGTGCTTGACTTCTTCTGGGGGATATTCGACCGTGACCGTGATTTCGTCAAGGCTGACCGTAACTCAGTGGTAAAGATGCCTGATGGGGCTGAGATACCCTATCCTATAGAGAATCATGCATATATGCTTGACGATGACACTTTGCGTGCCGTCATAGCGGATGTAGCCGGGATGAGGGCTGCCGGGTCGGAGCCTGCCAACTTCGAGGAGTTTCTTCGCAAGCAGTTCGGTGACACTCTCTATCGTCTTTACTTCGGACCTTACAACCGAAAGGTGTGGAGGCGCGACCTTTCGGATGTCCCTTTGTCATGGCTGGAAGGCAAGCTGCCTATGCCTGCTCCTGAGGAGATTCTGTACAATAACATACGTCGTGTCAAGGAGAAGGCTTTTGTGCACAGTTCTTTCTATTACGAGCGTCAGGGTGGCTCCCAGTTCATTGCCGACACTCTTGCCGAGGGGCTTGACCTGCGCTGCTCCTCCCCTGTGTCAAGGCTTGACCGGCAGGCTGACGGGGGATGGCTTGTGGATGGCGAGAGATTTGATGCCGTGGTGTTCTGCGGAAATGTCAAGGATCTTCCGGGAATGCTTTCCGGCGTTGATATCGAGGGGTTCACACAGTATATCGACCGATTGGAGTCGCACGGCACCACTGCGGTGTTCTGTGACATAGATCCGAATCCGTACAGCTGGATATATCTTCCCGACTCCAGCTATGATGCCCATCGCGTCATATGCACAGGCAATTTCTCTCGGACCAATAATGCTCCCGGGCGCATGACTGCGACAATCGAATTCACCGACAGTATATCTCGCGACGAGATTGTGCGTCAGCTCCCGTACATCCCGTTCTCGCCCCGCTATATCACCCATTGTTACAATCCGTATACCTATCCCATACAGCATGCCGACACCCGCTCTATGATCTCTGCGCTGAGTGACCGTCTGGCTGCTTCCGGCTTGTATCTCAC